One region of Corvus cornix cornix isolate S_Up_H32 chromosome 14, ASM73873v5, whole genome shotgun sequence genomic DNA includes:
- the LOC104684957 gene encoding zinc finger protein 436-like, translating into MLCGKSFRKLPDVIQQRNSSVGRLMICGDCGKSFRVSSNLVQHQRIHTGEKPFSCTECGERFRQRSHLIQHQRIHTGERPYECSECGKSFSVSSKLLRHQVTHTGEKPFRCAECGKRFSGNSQLVQHRRVHTGERPYTCSSCGRSFSVSSALARHRRVHTGEKPYGCTECGKSFSQSSELMKHQRVHTGEKPYKCSDCGKSFSVSSALIQHRRFHTGERPYGCSECGKSFTVSSHLIQHRRFHTGERPFECTECGKSFLWRSALLRHWRVHSGERPYACADCGHSFRQSAHLAQHRRTHTGERPYACADCGRGFAVSSALLRHRHVHRAVEP; encoded by the coding sequence ATGCTGTGTGGGAAAAGTTTCAGGAAGCTGCCAGATGTTATCCAGCAGAGAAATTCCTCTGTGGGGAGACTGATGATATGTGGGGACTGTGGGAAGAGCTTCCGTGTGAGTTCCAACCTCGTCCAGCATCAGAGAATCCACACTGGAGAGAAACCCTTCTCCTGCACCGAGTGTGGGGAGCGTTTCCGGCAGCGATCCCATCTCATCCAGCACCAGAGGATCCACACGGGAGAGAGGCCCTACGAGTGCTCCGAGTGTGGAAAGAGCTTCAGCGTGAGCTCGAAGCTGCTCCGGCACCAGGTGACCCACACCGGGGAGAAGCCCTTCAGGTGTGCTGAGTGCGGGAAGAGGTTCTCTGGGAACTCCCAGCTGGTGCAGCACCGGCGAGTGCACACCGGGGAGAGGCCCTACACTTGCAGCAGCTGCGGGAGGAGCTTCAGCGTGAGCTCGGCCCTGGCGCGGCACCGGCGCGTCCACACCGGGGAGAAGCCCTACGGCTGCACCGAGTGCGGGAAGAGCTTCAGCCAGAGCTCCGAGCTCATGAAACACCAGCGGGTACACACCGGGGAGAAGCCCTACAAGTGCTCCGACTGCGGGAAGAGCTTCAGCGTGAGCTCGGCCCTCATCCAGCACCGCCGGTTCCACACGGGCGAGCGCCCGTACGGGTGCTCCGAGTGCGGGAAGAGCTTCACGGTGAGCTCCCACCTCATCCAGCACCGCCGCTTCCACACCGGGGAGCGCCCCTTCGAGTGCACGGAGTGCGGGAAGAGCTTCCTGTGGAGGTCGGCCCTGCTGCGGCACTGGCGGGTGCACAGCGGGGAGCGGCCGTACGCTTGTGCTGACTGTGGGCACAGCTTCAGGCAGAGCGCGCACCTCGCCCAGCACCGCCGCACCCACACCGGCGAGCGGCCCTACGCCTGTGCCGACTGCGGGAGGGGCTTCGCCGTGAGCTCCGCGCTCCTGAGGCACCGGCACGTCCACAGGGCGGTGGAGCCCTAG